Proteins encoded together in one Corynebacterium liangguodongii window:
- a CDS encoding YPDG domain-containing protein encodes MRTNPVARRRGISIAAAALSLALIAPVTPAVVAPQTLAAAQAQEAAPAPVITAAANNIIVADAVANGYVTSGVDASNAANTVSGWAVYASHTYQSSAVPLPEGTKVYMQWIDGDGAVSPIYQTETHNGLPGTQASDGFYAFDLREPWIDANGTSHLYDSAYHNGRMQQVRIWTEPLTNPETGQSLVQIRQAPGGTSRFVPADELPPIGAFNLIGANLQRTGVFMQERYEGDYLAATGDRLVNDTVGYNHFAGPAGMVDKIGREYDNSVSGVVWLETGDGTFGTGPTYGGADRFPSAGYTIWASTLTPEGAAANAAIKALPFEQRAAATKTMLTDHPEYIAKTVYGPVGTNGMYTLRFGDYLDRENMIMWVEDPAGNVVPGYNNFMSLSFGAFNGDVATRPSYNGLVTPNVGLTNELYNVSFALVPSVEISLDITNFDVAENPAGPGDTALIDLNGQISPFVNKIVWTNSAGDVLKTCDNITSLTEGEACTYTVPEDQANNDIITATYYEADDAVAADSFAVHVTNDAAEYQPAYAPLTVPQGQGGTVAAPTFTNAADETVPTPEGTTFAPSAIASNTPEGFTINPDGSITVDQTVAEGQYSIPVVVTYADGTKETAYASVTVGAAAENPKWDDAASDGNLVSIPNAGGAVPEKSTVEVAGSGSAVLNQDGSITVTPNQDVKPGDKIVVTVKDSAGEVLDTVTVTVFNKLDVLLDPSYEEKLVAAGATVESAPVLKNAETGQPIEGVPAGTKFSIDSRFITPEGYTISVDEATGVVKVIAPAELNAETAEEFPVPVDVAYPDGTIDEDVLAKFQLDTDGDGIPDVTDEDDDNDGVSDVVETEAGSNPKDGNSKPVTPAAPDWNDGEAKPGEAVTLPNAGGSVPADVSVGVAGPGAAVIDKDGNLVVTPNQDAKPGDKITVKVVDKDGNTIDTVVVTVTEPVTPAAPDWNDGEVKPGEAVTLPNAGGSVPADVSVGVAGPGAAVIDKDGNLVVTPNQDAKPGDKITVKVVDKDGNTIDTVVVTVAEPETPAAPDWNDGEVKPGEAVTLPNDGGSVPADVSVGVAGPGAAVIDKDGNLVVTPNQDAKPGDKITVKVVDKDGNTIDTVVVTVAKPDVAPSPDLSSDLSDAEKDRCTAAALGWGIPLLALIPLGLATTVNIPGLAPMTEQARIQMNEANTALQKQLGIFNPQIAKFVNDIDAQLRVYGLNLGTIVGGLAAIAAGIGAATTIGLACTPGAWEGAGSSTGTDAEGSSSAGSSAEGTDPAAGSSSADQA; translated from the coding sequence ATGCGCACAAACCCTGTCGCACGCCGTCGCGGCATTTCGATCGCCGCCGCAGCGCTCTCGCTTGCGCTCATCGCGCCGGTCACCCCGGCGGTCGTGGCTCCGCAGACTCTTGCTGCCGCGCAGGCGCAGGAGGCGGCTCCTGCCCCGGTTATCACGGCCGCGGCCAACAACATCATCGTTGCCGATGCGGTGGCTAACGGCTACGTCACCTCAGGCGTGGATGCGTCCAACGCCGCGAACACGGTTTCGGGGTGGGCGGTTTACGCGTCTCACACCTACCAGTCTTCTGCCGTGCCCCTGCCCGAGGGGACGAAGGTCTACATGCAGTGGATCGACGGCGACGGTGCGGTTTCCCCGATCTACCAGACCGAGACCCACAATGGGCTTCCCGGCACGCAGGCCTCCGACGGTTTCTACGCTTTCGATTTGCGCGAGCCGTGGATTGACGCCAACGGTACGAGCCACCTGTACGACAGCGCCTACCACAACGGCCGGATGCAGCAGGTCCGCATCTGGACCGAGCCGCTGACCAACCCTGAGACCGGCCAGAGCCTGGTCCAGATCCGCCAGGCACCTGGTGGCACCAGCCGATTCGTCCCGGCTGACGAGCTGCCACCGATTGGAGCGTTCAATCTGATCGGAGCAAACCTCCAGCGCACGGGCGTTTTCATGCAGGAGCGCTACGAGGGTGATTACTTGGCCGCAACGGGCGACCGCCTCGTCAACGACACCGTGGGCTACAACCATTTTGCCGGACCGGCCGGAATGGTTGATAAGATCGGCCGTGAGTATGACAACTCTGTCTCGGGCGTCGTGTGGCTGGAAACCGGCGACGGTACTTTCGGTACCGGCCCCACCTACGGTGGCGCAGACCGATTCCCCAGCGCGGGCTACACCATCTGGGCTTCAACGCTGACGCCTGAGGGCGCAGCTGCCAACGCGGCGATCAAGGCACTCCCCTTCGAGCAGCGTGCGGCAGCAACCAAGACCATGCTGACCGATCACCCCGAGTACATCGCCAAGACCGTCTACGGTCCCGTCGGCACCAACGGAATGTACACCCTGCGCTTCGGGGACTACCTCGACCGCGAGAACATGATCATGTGGGTGGAAGACCCCGCCGGCAACGTCGTGCCCGGCTACAACAACTTCATGTCGCTGAGCTTCGGGGCGTTTAACGGAGATGTCGCCACACGACCTTCCTACAACGGCTTGGTAACGCCGAACGTCGGCCTGACGAACGAGCTCTACAATGTCTCTTTCGCGCTCGTTCCGTCGGTTGAGATCAGCCTCGACATCACCAACTTCGATGTTGCCGAGAACCCCGCTGGTCCGGGCGATACGGCGCTGATCGATCTCAACGGCCAGATTTCGCCGTTCGTCAACAAGATTGTGTGGACGAACTCCGCCGGCGACGTTCTTAAGACCTGTGACAACATCACCTCCCTCACCGAAGGCGAGGCTTGCACCTACACGGTGCCCGAAGATCAGGCGAACAACGACATCATCACCGCGACCTACTACGAAGCCGATGACGCTGTGGCAGCTGATTCCTTCGCTGTTCATGTCACCAACGACGCCGCTGAGTACCAGCCCGCGTATGCTCCGCTGACGGTGCCCCAGGGGCAGGGAGGCACCGTCGCAGCACCGACGTTCACCAACGCCGCCGATGAGACAGTGCCGACCCCAGAGGGCACGACCTTCGCGCCGAGCGCGATCGCGTCCAACACGCCTGAGGGCTTCACCATCAACCCAGATGGCTCCATCACCGTCGATCAGACGGTCGCAGAGGGTCAGTACTCCATCCCCGTCGTAGTGACCTACGCGGATGGAACCAAGGAGACCGCATACGCTTCGGTGACCGTTGGAGCGGCGGCTGAGAACCCGAAGTGGGATGATGCTGCTTCTGATGGTAACCTGGTGTCGATTCCGAATGCTGGTGGTGCGGTTCCGGAGAAGAGCACGGTTGAGGTTGCTGGCTCGGGCAGCGCAGTTCTGAACCAGGACGGTTCGATTACGGTGACCCCGAACCAGGACGTGAAGCCTGGTGACAAGATTGTGGTGACGGTGAAGGACTCTGCTGGTGAGGTTCTTGACACTGTGACTGTGACGGTGTTTAACAAGCTTGATGTTTTGCTTGATCCGTCGTATGAGGAAAAGCTTGTTGCTGCGGGTGCGACCGTGGAGTCTGCGCCGGTGCTGAAGAATGCTGAGACTGGTCAGCCGATTGAGGGTGTTCCTGCTGGTACGAAGTTCTCGATTGACTCGCGTTTCATCACCCCGGAGGGCTACACCATCTCGGTGGATGAGGCCACCGGTGTTGTCAAGGTCATCGCTCCGGCTGAGTTGAATGCTGAGACTGCCGAGGAGTTCCCGGTTCCGGTTGATGTTGCGTACCCGGATGGCACTATCGACGAGGATGTTCTGGCGAAGTTCCAGCTCGACACCGATGGCGATGGCATCCCGGATGTCACCGATGAGGACGATGACAACGATGGTGTTTCGGACGTTGTCGAGACCGAGGCTGGTTCGAACCCGAAGGATGGCAACTCTAAGCCGGTGACCCCGGCTGCTCCGGATTGGAATGATGGTGAGGCCAAGCCGGGTGAGGCTGTGACGTTGCCGAATGCTGGTGGCTCTGTTCCGGCTGATGTCAGCGTGGGGGTTGCTGGTCCGGGTGCGGCGGTCATCGATAAGGATGGCAACCTGGTGGTGACTCCGAACCAGGACGCGAAGCCTGGTGACAAGATCACGGTGAAGGTGGTTGACAAGGATGGCAACACCATCGACACCGTGGTGGTCACGGTCACCGAGCCGGTGACCCCGGCTGCTCCGGATTGGAATGATGGTGAGGTCAAGCCGGGTGAGGCTGTGACGTTGCCGAATGCTGGTGGCTCTGTTCCGGCTGATGTCAGCGTGGGGGTTGCTGGTCCGGGTGCGGCGGTCATCGATAAGGATGGCAACCTGGTGGTGACTCCGAACCAGGACGCGAAGCCTGGTGACAAGATCACGGTGAAGGTGGTTGACAAGGATGGCAACACCATCGACACCGTGGTGGTCACGGTCGCCGAGCCGGAGACCCCGGCTGCTCCGGATTGGAATGATGGTGAGGTCAAGCCGGGTGAGGCTGTGACGTTGCCGAATGATGGTGGCTCTGTTCCGGCTGATGTCAGCGTGGGGGTTGCTGGTCCGGGTGCGGCGGTCATCGATAAGGATGGCAACCTGGTGGTGACTCCGAACCAGGACGCGAAGCCTGGTGACAAGATCACGGTGAAGGTGGTTGACAAGGATGGCAACACCATCGACACCGTGGTGGTCACCGTCGCCAAGCCGGATGTTGCCCCGTCGCCGGACCTGAGCTCCGACCTGAGCGATGCCGAGAAGGACCGCTGCACCGCGGCCGCCCTCGGCTGGGGCATCCCGCTGCTGGCCCTGATCCCGCTCGGCCTGGCCACCACGGTGAACATCCCCGGCCTCGCGCCGATGACGGAGCAGGCTCGCATCCAGATGAACGAAGCAAACACTGCTCTGCAGAAGCAGCTCGGTATCTTCAACCCGCAGATCGCCAAGTTCGTCAACGACATTGACGCTCAGCTGCGCGTCTACGGGCTGAACCTTGGCACGATTGTCGGCGGCCTCGCCGCCATCGCTGCCGGTATCGGTGCGGCAACGACCATCGGCCTTGCCTGCACCCCGGGTGCCTGGGAAGGCGCCGGTAGCTCCACCGGCACCGACGCCGAGGGCTCCAGCTCGGCAGGCTCCAGCGCCGAAGGCACCGACCCGGCCGCTGGCTCCTCCAGCGCCGATCAGGCCTAG
- a CDS encoding ATP-grasp domain-containing protein, producing the protein MESQLNPQVLIIGAGALAEQLETAFRGLGCATKVGPLECAAELRPDLIVNATEEFDPDALREAISRTGAAAVPSLDACRITRNREGIRRTAAEELGLPTMAYEFAKTPEELERCADEVGYPCVVKPSVSTGGLGQTVVHGSEELGGAWNSAREMRPDGSVAVERYVDFDFEVTIVTVRSVDPATGQLATWFCEPIGTRHEAGVLVEAWQPAPLSEAAMDNARSIAARISGKIGVQGVYSIELFVAGDEVYFSDVNPRPSLDGMVTVATQRVNQFELHARAVAGLPIDVTLTTPGAAHFLPAQPFDRDALARALAVEETGVQFLEDAVVIRSTAETVEEARGRAEAAARDLTA; encoded by the coding sequence ATGGAATCGCAGCTCAATCCGCAGGTGCTCATCATTGGGGCAGGGGCCCTCGCAGAACAACTCGAGACGGCGTTTCGGGGGTTGGGGTGTGCTACGAAGGTGGGCCCGCTGGAGTGCGCCGCGGAGCTGAGGCCGGATCTCATCGTCAACGCGACGGAGGAGTTCGACCCGGACGCGTTGCGTGAGGCGATCTCGCGGACGGGCGCGGCGGCGGTGCCGTCGCTGGATGCGTGCAGGATTACGCGGAACCGGGAGGGGATTCGTCGTACGGCGGCTGAGGAGCTCGGCTTGCCGACTATGGCGTATGAGTTCGCCAAGACACCGGAGGAGCTGGAGCGCTGTGCTGACGAGGTCGGATACCCGTGCGTGGTTAAGCCGTCGGTAAGCACGGGCGGGTTGGGCCAGACGGTGGTGCACGGCAGCGAGGAGCTTGGCGGTGCGTGGAACTCCGCGCGCGAGATGCGCCCCGATGGTTCGGTAGCGGTGGAGCGTTACGTCGATTTCGACTTCGAGGTCACCATCGTCACGGTGCGTTCGGTGGATCCCGCGACGGGGCAGCTGGCCACGTGGTTTTGCGAGCCGATTGGCACCCGCCACGAGGCCGGCGTGCTTGTGGAGGCATGGCAGCCGGCGCCGCTGTCTGAGGCCGCGATGGATAACGCGCGCTCGATCGCCGCGCGGATCTCCGGCAAGATCGGGGTGCAGGGTGTCTATTCGATCGAGCTGTTCGTCGCCGGCGATGAGGTCTACTTCTCCGACGTCAACCCGCGGCCGAGCCTCGATGGCATGGTGACGGTGGCCACGCAGCGCGTCAACCAGTTCGAGCTGCACGCGCGCGCCGTCGCGGGGCTGCCTATCGACGTCACGTTGACCACCCCTGGTGCCGCGCACTTCCTGCCCGCCCAGCCGTTTGATCGAGACGCGCTGGCGCGCGCCCTCGCCGTGGAGGAGACCGGAGTGCAGTTCTTGGAGGACGCTGTGGTGATTCGCTCCACGGCCGAGACCGTCGAGGAGGCCCGCGGGCGGGCTGAGGCCGCGGCCCGCGATTTGACTGCATAA
- a CDS encoding AAA family ATPase: MEIRSLHVKNFRRFDDLSVTFDKRMTVIAARNGLGKTTVLEGVALALGPFVGAFDDGKSEHIKRSDARYVPLANGSNAQQFPVVIEATFASPPLHSVRELRSSKGKTTTGGSNQLSQFARELQESILLENLVDLPIMCYYSSKRLWVHHKSTVGKLPGNSRTTGYTDSLSALSSFNQLTKWVQKATMANLQAAQRPEAGSSSSLPDQLNGVALTVAKALAEEGWTDFEYDIAEQDLVMFHPDHGRLPVSALSDGLRAMATLVADIARRACQLNPHLGSRAPEKTTGIVLIDEVDLHLHPEWQQRVLGGLRNAFPNVQFIVSTHSPQVLSSATKHEIRVISQDSEGAWCALEPVDEIVGLPSYVALSQVMEVDPRPPVTAAEKISEYTRLIEAGEVSSHAAHDLRRELEELYGRGHPVLRDADRLARFQAIKLRRKESSTDA, from the coding sequence GTGGAGATCCGCTCCCTCCATGTGAAAAACTTCCGTCGATTCGATGACCTTTCCGTTACCTTCGATAAAAGGATGACGGTGATTGCAGCTCGAAACGGCTTGGGAAAGACCACCGTTCTCGAAGGCGTCGCCCTTGCCTTGGGCCCATTTGTCGGGGCTTTCGACGACGGTAAGTCCGAACACATCAAGAGATCTGATGCTCGCTACGTTCCTCTTGCCAATGGAAGCAATGCCCAGCAGTTTCCTGTTGTGATCGAGGCAACCTTTGCTTCTCCGCCGCTTCATTCCGTTCGGGAATTGCGTAGTTCCAAGGGCAAGACCACGACCGGCGGCTCCAACCAATTGTCACAATTCGCGCGAGAACTCCAGGAGTCGATTCTCCTTGAAAATCTCGTTGACCTCCCGATCATGTGTTACTACAGCTCAAAGCGGCTGTGGGTGCACCACAAGAGTACGGTGGGCAAACTTCCGGGCAATTCGCGGACTACTGGCTACACGGATAGCCTGTCCGCGCTATCGAGCTTTAATCAGCTGACAAAGTGGGTTCAGAAAGCAACGATGGCAAACCTCCAAGCCGCCCAACGACCCGAGGCAGGTTCGTCATCATCCCTGCCCGATCAACTCAACGGTGTTGCCTTAACGGTAGCGAAGGCTCTGGCCGAAGAAGGTTGGACAGATTTCGAGTACGACATCGCGGAACAAGACCTTGTCATGTTTCATCCCGATCACGGGCGGCTTCCGGTCAGCGCGCTAAGCGACGGACTCCGAGCGATGGCCACCCTCGTCGCCGACATAGCTCGCCGCGCATGCCAGCTCAACCCCCATCTCGGAAGCAGAGCCCCAGAAAAAACAACGGGAATAGTCTTAATTGACGAAGTAGATCTCCATCTCCATCCAGAATGGCAGCAGCGCGTTCTAGGTGGATTGCGCAACGCGTTCCCCAACGTCCAATTCATCGTCAGTACCCACAGCCCCCAGGTCCTCAGCTCTGCCACCAAACACGAGATCAGGGTGATAAGCCAAGACTCCGAAGGCGCATGGTGCGCACTCGAACCGGTTGATGAGATTGTTGGACTCCCCAGTTACGTGGCGCTTTCCCAGGTCATGGAGGTGGACCCACGCCCTCCCGTGACTGCAGCCGAGAAGATTAGCGAATACACCCGCCTCATAGAGGCTGGCGAAGTGTCCTCACACGCAGCTCACGACCTGCGACGCGAACTCGAAGAATTATACGGACGAGGTCACCCCGTTCTCCGCGACGCAGACAGGTTAGCCAGGTTCCAAGCGATCAAACTCCGGCGCAAGGAGTCAAGCACCGATGCATAG
- a CDS encoding retron system putative HNH endonuclease: protein MGEVARAQRAEIRSALEEMSKGGPDHLCNYCESRIGDQCHIEHLTPRSKNGKLTYSWANLFLSCNSTQHCGHYKDRAGNRGYTPADLIHPDLEDPDDFLQFSSDGKVHPRDDVSADAQRRAKETIKVLNLNCKKLVGARQNAVRSLRQQSLDDLDELEKWSVEERAEYFGIDSFENYEYPTAMRHFCTSLR, encoded by the coding sequence ATGGGGGAGGTTGCCCGGGCGCAGAGAGCGGAGATCAGGTCCGCCCTTGAGGAGATGAGTAAGGGCGGACCAGATCACTTGTGCAATTACTGTGAATCGAGAATTGGGGACCAGTGCCACATTGAACACCTCACTCCACGCAGCAAGAACGGGAAACTTACTTACTCTTGGGCAAACCTTTTCCTCAGCTGCAACAGCACACAACATTGCGGTCACTATAAAGATCGTGCGGGCAATAGAGGCTACACTCCGGCGGACCTCATTCACCCAGATCTCGAAGACCCTGACGACTTCCTGCAGTTTTCCAGCGACGGGAAAGTGCACCCGCGAGACGACGTTAGCGCAGATGCCCAACGTCGCGCGAAGGAGACAATCAAGGTGCTCAACCTCAATTGTAAAAAACTCGTGGGGGCGAGGCAAAACGCTGTGCGATCTCTTAGGCAACAATCCCTTGACGATCTCGATGAATTAGAAAAGTGGAGCGTGGAAGAGCGCGCCGAGTATTTCGGCATCGATAGCTTCGAAAACTACGAATACCCAACGGCCATGCGCCATTTCTGCACGAGTCTAAGGTAG
- a CDS encoding adenylosuccinate synthase produces MSAIVIVGAQWGDEGKGKATDILGGKVDYVVKPNGGNNAGHTVVVGGEKYELKLLPAGVLSENAVPILGNGVVVNLEALFEEIDGLVARGADATRLRISGNAHMVAPYHQTLDRVQERFLGKRAIGTTGRGIGPTYADKVARVGLRVQDIFDESILRQKIESALDVKNQMLVKMYNRRAIEADEMMDYFMGYAERLKPMVIDAEYTLNKALDEGKHVLMEGGQATMLDVDHGTYPFVTSSNPTAGGACVGSGIGPTRITASLGIVKAYTTRVGAGPFPTELFDKWGDYLQTVGGEVGVNTGRKRRCGWYDSVIARYAARVNGFTDFFLTKLDVLTGIGEIPICVAYDVDGQRFDEMPLTQSQFHHAEPIYETMPAWDEDISEITDFDDLPQKAKDYVNRLEELSGAPMSYIGVGPGRDQTIVRNDVMER; encoded by the coding sequence ATGTCCGCCATCGTCATCGTTGGCGCCCAGTGGGGCGACGAAGGGAAGGGCAAAGCCACGGACATCCTCGGCGGCAAGGTCGACTACGTGGTCAAGCCGAACGGCGGCAACAATGCCGGGCACACCGTTGTCGTCGGCGGGGAGAAGTACGAGCTGAAGCTGCTCCCCGCGGGCGTGCTTTCGGAAAATGCGGTGCCCATCTTGGGCAACGGCGTCGTGGTCAACCTCGAGGCACTGTTCGAGGAGATCGATGGGCTCGTCGCTCGCGGCGCGGACGCGACGCGCCTGCGCATCTCGGGCAACGCCCACATGGTCGCGCCCTACCACCAGACACTCGACCGCGTGCAGGAGCGCTTCCTGGGCAAGCGCGCCATTGGCACCACGGGCCGCGGCATCGGCCCGACCTACGCCGACAAGGTCGCGCGCGTGGGCTTGCGGGTACAAGATATTTTCGACGAATCCATCCTGCGCCAAAAGATCGAATCCGCACTCGATGTGAAAAACCAGATGCTGGTGAAGATGTATAACCGCCGCGCCATCGAGGCGGACGAGATGATGGACTACTTCATGGGCTACGCCGAGCGGCTCAAACCGATGGTGATTGACGCCGAATACACACTGAACAAGGCCCTCGACGAGGGCAAGCACGTGCTCATGGAGGGCGGCCAGGCCACGATGCTCGACGTCGACCATGGCACCTACCCGTTCGTCACCTCCTCGAACCCGACCGCTGGCGGGGCGTGCGTCGGCTCAGGCATCGGCCCGACGCGGATCACGGCGTCGCTAGGCATTGTCAAGGCTTACACCACCCGCGTGGGCGCGGGCCCGTTCCCCACAGAGCTTTTTGACAAGTGGGGCGACTACCTGCAAACCGTCGGCGGGGAGGTCGGGGTCAACACCGGGCGCAAGCGCCGCTGCGGGTGGTATGACTCCGTCATCGCCCGGTATGCCGCCCGTGTGAACGGATTTACCGATTTCTTCCTCACTAAGCTCGACGTGCTCACCGGCATCGGGGAGATCCCGATCTGCGTGGCCTACGACGTCGACGGGCAGCGTTTCGACGAAATGCCGCTGACCCAATCCCAGTTCCACCACGCCGAGCCGATCTACGAGACCATGCCGGCCTGGGACGAGGACATCTCCGAGATCACCGACTTCGATGACCTGCCGCAGAAGGCGAAGGACTATGTCAACCGCCTTGAGGAGCTCTCCGGCGCGCCCATGAGCTACATCGGCGTGGGCCCGGGACGCGACCAGACGATCGTGCGTAACGACGTCATGGAGAGGTAG
- a CDS encoding DUF2382 domain-containing protein yields the protein MADYNRIEDLANATAFDVDGDKVGSVRDVYVNDTTGQPDFVSVNHGLFGGGDSIVPLRGHTLRDGELHLAFPKDRIKDAPTLEEDGHLTNEDQEAFYRHYGLEGARDVTTYNTGAAAGAPAAAGVDTERRNAAATTDNDTLVRSEEQLNVDKERVESGQVRLRKYVVNETETVEVPVQREEVRVVREPLTDADRANYDGNIGEDEASVTLSEERVNISKESVPVEKVSLGKETVESTERVSEELQKERIETDGAVVDETRGARPNTDFDANR from the coding sequence ATGGCTGATTACAACCGCATTGAAGACCTGGCAAACGCAACCGCATTCGATGTCGATGGCGACAAGGTCGGCTCCGTCCGCGACGTCTACGTCAACGACACCACCGGCCAGCCGGACTTCGTCTCCGTTAACCACGGTCTCTTCGGTGGCGGCGACTCCATCGTCCCGCTGCGCGGCCACACCCTGCGCGACGGCGAGCTGCACCTCGCATTCCCGAAGGACCGCATCAAGGACGCCCCCACCCTTGAGGAGGACGGCCACCTGACCAACGAGGACCAGGAGGCGTTCTACCGCCACTACGGCCTCGAGGGCGCACGCGACGTCACCACCTACAACACCGGCGCCGCTGCTGGTGCCCCGGCTGCCGCTGGCGTTGACACCGAGCGTCGCAACGCTGCTGCCACCACCGACAACGACACCCTGGTCCGCTCCGAGGAGCAGCTCAACGTTGACAAGGAGCGCGTCGAGTCCGGCCAGGTCCGCCTGCGCAAGTACGTCGTCAACGAGACCGAGACCGTCGAGGTTCCGGTCCAGCGCGAAGAGGTCCGCGTTGTGCGTGAGCCGCTTACCGACGCCGACCGCGCCAACTACGACGGCAACATCGGCGAGGACGAGGCTTCCGTGACCCTCTCCGAGGAGCGCGTCAACATTTCCAAGGAATCCGTCCCGGTGGAGAAGGTCTCCCTCGGCAAGGAGACCGTCGAGTCCACCGAGCGTGTCTCCGAGGAGCTCCAGAAGGAGCGCATCGAGACCGACGGCGCTGTCGTCGACGAGACCCGCGGTGCACGTCCGAACACCGACTTCGACGCCAACCGCTAA
- the nadA gene encoding quinolinate synthase NadA, whose product MTLLAEPVRRDGVWQGVEADRSWAQEIDALKKQRNAVILAHNYQIPEIQDIADFTGDSLALSRKAAETDADVIVFCGVHFMAESAKILSPNKTVLIPDQDAGCSLADSITAEQLREWKAEHPGAVVVSYVNTTAEVKALTDICCTSSNAVDVVASIDPEREVLFCPDQFLGAHVKRETGRDNIRIWAGECHVHAGISAQHLAEQAQEHPDADLYIHPECGCANSAIYLSGEGIIDRERVHMLSTGGMLEHARTTQQDKVLVATEVGMLHQLRGAAPEVDFQPVNDRASCKYMKMITPAALLRCLREGKDEVDVPAHIADKARASLEAMISIGEPGGGE is encoded by the coding sequence ATGACACTGTTAGCTGAACCAGTCCGCCGGGACGGGGTGTGGCAGGGGGTTGAGGCAGATCGATCGTGGGCGCAGGAGATTGACGCGCTGAAGAAGCAGCGCAACGCGGTGATCCTGGCGCACAACTACCAGATCCCCGAGATCCAGGACATCGCGGATTTTACGGGTGATTCTCTGGCGCTCTCGCGCAAGGCCGCGGAGACGGACGCTGACGTGATTGTGTTTTGCGGGGTGCACTTTATGGCGGAGAGCGCGAAGATCCTCTCCCCGAACAAGACGGTTCTCATCCCGGATCAGGACGCGGGGTGCTCGCTGGCTGATTCGATTACCGCGGAGCAGCTGCGGGAGTGGAAGGCGGAGCACCCCGGTGCCGTGGTCGTCTCCTACGTGAACACTACCGCGGAGGTCAAGGCGTTAACGGATATTTGCTGCACGTCTTCAAACGCGGTCGATGTCGTGGCGTCGATCGACCCGGAGCGCGAGGTGTTGTTCTGCCCCGATCAGTTCCTCGGGGCTCATGTGAAGCGCGAGACCGGCCGGGACAACATCCGGATCTGGGCGGGTGAGTGCCACGTGCATGCGGGCATTAGCGCCCAGCACCTCGCCGAGCAGGCGCAAGAACACCCGGATGCTGACCTCTATATTCACCCGGAGTGCGGGTGCGCGAATTCGGCGATTTATCTCTCCGGTGAGGGGATCATCGACCGGGAGCGGGTGCACATGCTCTCTACCGGCGGAATGCTGGAGCACGCGCGGACGACGCAGCAGGACAAGGTGTTGGTGGCCACGGAGGTGGGCATGCTGCACCAGCTGCGCGGGGCGGCGCCGGAGGTGGATTTCCAGCCGGTGAATGACCGCGCGTCGTGCAAGTATATGAAGATGATCACCCCGGCCGCGCTGTTGCGGTGCTTGCGCGAGGGCAAGGACGAGGTTGACGTGCCAGCCCACATTGCGGATAAGGCGCGGGCCAGCCTGGAGGCGATGATTTCGATTGGCGAGCCCGGGGGCGGCGAGTGA
- the nadC gene encoding carboxylating nicotinate-nucleotide diphosphorylase, translated as MTPLDQAKTRDLIRVALDEDLAFGPDATTLATIGQGARCRAALVTRSAGVIAGLAVVGWALPHARVELEVADGDAVGAGTTLALIDAPTRDLLTAERTILNLLCHASGIATQTRRWVEAVAGTGARIRDTRKTLPGMRDLQKYAVRAGGGVNHRMGLGDCAMIKDNHVAAAGLTGALERVRAAYPGLPCEVEVDTLGQLDELFALGTPPELVLLDNFTVEATAAAVGRRNEKSPRTLLESSGGLTLERAREFAETGVDYLAVGALTHSVRALDIGLDYQA; from the coding sequence GTGACCCCGCTTGATCAGGCCAAGACACGCGATCTCATCCGCGTGGCCCTCGACGAAGACCTCGCCTTCGGCCCGGATGCGACGACGCTGGCCACGATCGGGCAGGGGGCGCGCTGTCGGGCGGCGTTGGTGACGCGCAGCGCTGGTGTTATCGCCGGGCTCGCGGTCGTCGGCTGGGCGCTGCCGCACGCGCGCGTCGAGCTCGAGGTCGCCGACGGCGATGCGGTGGGGGCGGGCACGACGCTCGCGCTTATCGACGCCCCCACCCGCGACCTCCTCACCGCCGAGCGCACCATCTTAAACCTGCTGTGCCACGCGAGCGGCATAGCCACGCAGACGCGGCGCTGGGTTGAGGCTGTCGCCGGCACCGGTGCCCGGATCCGCGATACGCGCAAGACGCTCCCCGGCATGCGGGACCTGCAGAAGTACGCCGTGCGCGCCGGCGGGGGTGTGAACCACCGGATGGGGCTAGGCGATTGCGCGATGATTAAGGACAACCACGTCGCCGCCGCCGGGCTCACCGGCGCGCTCGAGCGGGTGCGAGCCGCCTACCCCGGCCTGCCCTGCGAGGTCGAGGTGGATACGCTCGGCCAGCTCGATGAGCTCTTCGCGCTCGGGACCCCGCCGGAGCTGGTGTTGCTCGATAATTTCACGGTGGAAGCGACGGCGGCAGCGGTGGGGCGTCGAAACGAGAAGAGCCCGCGAACCCTGCTGGAATCCTCCGGCGGGCTCACCCTCGAGAGGGCCCGGGAGTTCGCCGAGACCGGGGTGGACTACCTCGCCGTGGGCGCGCTGACCCACTCGGTGCGAGCGCTCGATATCGGGCTGGACTATCAGGCGTAG